Genomic segment of Planctomycetaceae bacterium:
ACGCTCCCTGCATGTGCCGCGTGTAGCGACGGAATGTTCGCGGCGTGGAAACTTCGACGTGATCCAGCTTCGTTCGAACATCGGGGATGAATTGTTCCAGACAGTCCAGCGTCGTTTTCGCCAGATGATCCTTGGCGGCCTGGTAGTCGTTTTCCGGCAGATCCGCCCAGTCGCGATAGTTGGCGTTCGTCGATGAAACCACCAGCCAGCGGTCACTGCCGGGACGGGTTCGGGGATAGTAGAAACTAAACGTCCGGCTGCTGACATTCATGCTCAGCATGGCATTGATGTCGAAGCCGGAATGTTCCGAATAGAACAGCAGGTCGCCGACGCTTTCGTCGAAGCCCTCGCCGGGTTTCAACGCGATGTAGACCTGGCAACTGCTGTTGTTCAGCCGGACGGCCTTTGCATCTGCGACATATTCCGGCCGGAATTTCTCTTCGCCGACCAGATTCAGAATCGTGGTTTTGATGTTGGCGTTGGACATGACGGCTTTGCAGCGAATGCGGCGTCCGTTGACAACCACGGCCCGCACCTGTCCATCGGTGCCGACTTCGATCTGTTCCACCAGCGTTCGGATCCGAATGTCGACGCCGTTGCGGATCATTTCGGCTTTCATCTTGCCGACCAGAGCATCAGTGCCGCCCTGAAACGTGAAGACACCTTTGTGCATGAAGTTGCTGAACACGATGCCGTACGTGATGGCGGGATCTTCCAGAGTCGACCCGTTGGCGTAAGTGATCGGTTCCATCAGCAGTCGCACGACGTCGTCGCGTCCGGGGCAGAATTCTTCGAA
This window contains:
- a CDS encoding NAD(P)/FAD-dependent oxidoreductase; translated protein: MPKDFLKNAKDEYDVIVIGSGLAGLTSANILARQGYSVLLLEHHYQLGGMATWFKRAGGHIFDISLHGFPIGMIKSCRKYWTQEIADSIVQLKGIRFENPQFSLRTTFDREDFTRILIEKFGITPETVKAFFNAARSMNFYDDQRKTTRELFEEFCPGRDDVVRLLMEPITYANGSTLEDPAITYGIVFSNFMHKGVFTFQGGTDALVGKMKAEMIRNGVDIRIRTLVEQIEVGTDGQVRAVVVNGRRIRCKAVMSNANIKTTILNLVGEEKFRPEYVADAKAVRLNNSSCQVYIALKPGEGFDESVGDLLFYSEHSGFDINAMLSMNVSSRTFSFYYPRTRPGSDRWLVVSSTNANYRDWADLPENDYQAAKDHLAKTTLDCLEQFIPDVRTKLDHVEVSTPRTFRRYTRHMQGASFGTKFEGLQVSRDLPTQIGGLFHAGSVGIIMSGWLGAVNYGVIV